One Ananas comosus cultivar F153 linkage group 1, ASM154086v1, whole genome shotgun sequence DNA window includes the following coding sequences:
- the LOC109722864 gene encoding uncharacterized protein LOC109722864 isoform X1, with protein sequence MAEIARSTPTSSSSSPLNPHPTARIFPGSRCNLVFAVWSFVGFVLLIHLYTVVTHDKNKGDIYVHSSRVAPTRELEEVEEENFRLPPPRSKRNPRAVKRRGPRRPPTVIDEFLDESSEIHSLFFPDQRTAVVPTQGGNDSMHFYPGRLWLDTDGNPIQAHGGGILYDKATETYYWYGENKDGPTYQAHKNGAARVDIIGVSCYSSKDLWAWTNEGIVLSGDESNVTHDLYKSNVLERPKVIYNDKTSKYVMWMHIDDTNYTKASVGVAVSDSATGPFTYLYSMRPHGFDSRDMTIFKDDDGKAYLIYSSEENSELHVGLLTDNYLDLTREMKRVLVKKHREAPAVFKYEGTYYMITSGCSGWAPNKALAHAALSIMGPWETLGNPCVGGNRIFRLTTFFSQSTFVLPLPGLPGSFIFMADRWNPSELRDSRYVWLPLAIGGVADEPLEYSFGFPLWSRVSIYWHRRWRLPDGWSNA encoded by the exons ATGGCGGAGATAGCAAGATCAACTCCaacttcatcatcatcatcgccgCTAAATCCGCATCCCACGGCCAGGATCTTCCCTG GAAGCAGATGCAATCTCGTGTTCGCGGTTTGGAGCTTCGTCGGATTCGTGTTGTTGATCCATCTCTACACCGTCGTCACCCATGACAAGAACAAGGGGGATATCTATGTTCATTCGAGCCGCGTCGCGCCCACTAGAGAATTGGAAGAGGTCGAGGAGGAGAATTTCCGGTTGCCGCCCCCCCGGAGCAAGCGGAACCCCCGCGCGGTGAAGCGGCGGGGGCCCAGAAGGCCGCCGACGGTGATCGACGAGTTCTTGGACGAGTCGTCGGAGatacactctttgttctttccCGATCAGAGGACCGCAGTTGTCCCGACGCAGGGGGGGAACGACAGCATGCACTTCTATCCCGGTCGGTTGTGGCTGGACACGGATGGGAATCCCATTCAAGCCCACGGCGGGGGAATTTTGTATGATAAAGCGACCGAGACTTACTACTGGTATGGGGAGAACAAAGATGGCCCGACCTATCAAGCTCACAAAAATGGAGCTGCTCGC GTCGACATTATAGGCGTGAGTTGCTACTCTTCAAAAGACTTGTGGGCATGGACTAACGAAGGCATTGTGCTTTCTGGCGACGAATCTAATGTCACCCACGACCTCTACAAGTCCAATGTACTCGAGAGGCCTAAGGTGATATACAACGACAAAACCAGCAAGTACGTCATGTGGATGCACATTGACGACACGAACTATACCAAGGCATCAGTTGGCGTGGCGGTGAGCGACTCCGCTACCGGTCCCTTTACTTACCTCTACAGCATGCGCCCGCACGGCTTCGATAGTCGGGATATGACCATATTTAAGGATGATGATGGCAAAGCCTACCTTATTTATTCTTCTGAGGAAAACAGTGAGCTCCACGTGGGACTGCTGACCGACAATTATCTCGACCTTACTAGAGAGATGAAGAGGGTTCTTGTAAAGAAGCACAGAGAAGCCCCCGCGGTCTTTAAATATGAGGGGACATACTACATGATAACCTCAGGGTGTAGCGGTTGGGCCCCCAATAAGGCGCTGGCCCATGCGGCCCTGTCGATCATGGGCCCGTGGGAGACACTGGGGAATCCTTGCGTGGGCGGGAACAGGATCTTCAGGCTCACGACGTTCTTCTCTCAGAGTACTTTCGTGCTGCCGCTTCCTGGCTTGCCGGGCTCATTCATATTCATGGCGGATCGATGGAATCCTTCGGAGTTGAGGGATTCGAGGTATGTGTGGTTGCCCTTGGCTATAGGGGGAGTGGCCGATGAGCCTTTGGAATACAGTTTCGGGTTCCCGTTGTGGTCGAGGGTTTCTATTTATTGGCACAGGAGATGGCGCCTTCCGGACGGGTGGAGCAATGCTTAA
- the LOC109722864 gene encoding uncharacterized protein LOC109722864 isoform X2, translated as MRMRNNKHRKSSAFRCDAGSRCNLVFAVWSFVGFVLLIHLYTVVTHDKNKGDIYVHSSRVAPTRELEEVEEENFRLPPPRSKRNPRAVKRRGPRRPPTVIDEFLDESSEIHSLFFPDQRTAVVPTQGGNDSMHFYPGRLWLDTDGNPIQAHGGGILYDKATETYYWYGENKDGPTYQAHKNGAARVDIIGVSCYSSKDLWAWTNEGIVLSGDESNVTHDLYKSNVLERPKVIYNDKTSKYVMWMHIDDTNYTKASVGVAVSDSATGPFTYLYSMRPHGFDSRDMTIFKDDDGKAYLIYSSEENSELHVGLLTDNYLDLTREMKRVLVKKHREAPAVFKYEGTYYMITSGCSGWAPNKALAHAALSIMGPWETLGNPCVGGNRIFRLTTFFSQSTFVLPLPGLPGSFIFMADRWNPSELRDSRYVWLPLAIGGVADEPLEYSFGFPLWSRVSIYWHRRWRLPDGWSNA; from the exons ATGAGGATGAGGAACAACAAACACCGCAAATCATCTGCTTTCCGTTGCGATGCAGGAAGCAGATGCAATCTCGTGTTCGCGGTTTGGAGCTTCGTCGGATTCGTGTTGTTGATCCATCTCTACACCGTCGTCACCCATGACAAGAACAAGGGGGATATCTATGTTCATTCGAGCCGCGTCGCGCCCACTAGAGAATTGGAAGAGGTCGAGGAGGAGAATTTCCGGTTGCCGCCCCCCCGGAGCAAGCGGAACCCCCGCGCGGTGAAGCGGCGGGGGCCCAGAAGGCCGCCGACGGTGATCGACGAGTTCTTGGACGAGTCGTCGGAGatacactctttgttctttccCGATCAGAGGACCGCAGTTGTCCCGACGCAGGGGGGGAACGACAGCATGCACTTCTATCCCGGTCGGTTGTGGCTGGACACGGATGGGAATCCCATTCAAGCCCACGGCGGGGGAATTTTGTATGATAAAGCGACCGAGACTTACTACTGGTATGGGGAGAACAAAGATGGCCCGACCTATCAAGCTCACAAAAATGGAGCTGCTCGC GTCGACATTATAGGCGTGAGTTGCTACTCTTCAAAAGACTTGTGGGCATGGACTAACGAAGGCATTGTGCTTTCTGGCGACGAATCTAATGTCACCCACGACCTCTACAAGTCCAATGTACTCGAGAGGCCTAAGGTGATATACAACGACAAAACCAGCAAGTACGTCATGTGGATGCACATTGACGACACGAACTATACCAAGGCATCAGTTGGCGTGGCGGTGAGCGACTCCGCTACCGGTCCCTTTACTTACCTCTACAGCATGCGCCCGCACGGCTTCGATAGTCGGGATATGACCATATTTAAGGATGATGATGGCAAAGCCTACCTTATTTATTCTTCTGAGGAAAACAGTGAGCTCCACGTGGGACTGCTGACCGACAATTATCTCGACCTTACTAGAGAGATGAAGAGGGTTCTTGTAAAGAAGCACAGAGAAGCCCCCGCGGTCTTTAAATATGAGGGGACATACTACATGATAACCTCAGGGTGTAGCGGTTGGGCCCCCAATAAGGCGCTGGCCCATGCGGCCCTGTCGATCATGGGCCCGTGGGAGACACTGGGGAATCCTTGCGTGGGCGGGAACAGGATCTTCAGGCTCACGACGTTCTTCTCTCAGAGTACTTTCGTGCTGCCGCTTCCTGGCTTGCCGGGCTCATTCATATTCATGGCGGATCGATGGAATCCTTCGGAGTTGAGGGATTCGAGGTATGTGTGGTTGCCCTTGGCTATAGGGGGAGTGGCCGATGAGCCTTTGGAATACAGTTTCGGGTTCCCGTTGTGGTCGAGGGTTTCTATTTATTGGCACAGGAGATGGCGCCTTCCGGACGGGTGGAGCAATGCTTAA